CGAGGTCGAAGCCCTCCTCGAGACGATCCGCGACTCCGATCACGCGGGCGAACTCTCGGAGTTACAGGAGCGGTTCGGCCGCGAGCGCAACGCGCCGGGGAACGTCGTCCGGGAGTTTTTCGTCGAGTACGACCCCGACGACATGATGTGCCCGACGCTGCTCGAGTACGGGTTCGTCCACAGCGCACCGGTTCGGATCGAAGACGGATCCGAGACGTGGCAGGTCTGTTTCGTCGACGACCGGTCGGAGATCGACGGGTCACTGGAGAAGGTGCGTGAAGCGTCGGGTGCCGAGGTCAGCGTCGACTCGATCACCACCGGATCCCGGGACGGACCGACCCCGCGTGACCAGCGACTCGACACGCTCACACCCGCACAGCGGCAGGCTTTCGAACACGCCCGTGATGCCGGCTACTACCAGTGGCCCCGGGAGGCGTCGACCCGTGAGCTAGCCGACGACCTGGGCGTCTCGAAGACGACCCTCCTCGAACACCTCCGGAAGGCCGAGGCCAAACTCCTGAACCCCTGACAGGCTCACCGACCGACGATGGCGCGCAGCGCGAACAGAGCGTTCTGCTTGCGTTCACGGATACGCCGGTAGAAATAAGAGAACCACTTGCTCCCGTAGGGGATGTACTGGTAGACCTCGTACTCCTCGGCGAGGTCGAACTGGGCGCGCTCGCGGACGCCCGTGAGCATCTGTATCTCGAACGGCGTCCCGTGGTCGGCATGGAGGTCCTGGGCCAGCTCGATCATCGCCGGGTCGTGACTGCCCACGGCGATGCCGTCCTCGAAGTGCTCGAACATGTAGGTCAGATACTCGCGGTAGGCCTCGTCGACGCGGGCTTTCTCCCTGTAGGCGATCTCGGCGGGTTCGTCGTAGGCCCCTTTCACCAGCCGGACCTTCCCCGGGAGGTCGGCGAGTCGTTCGAGGTCCTCGCCCGTTCGTTTGAGGTTCGCCTGGACGCAGACGCCGACGTTCCCGTCCGTCTCGCGGGCGTGGCGCTCGAAGGCGTCGAGTGTCACGTCGGTCGTCGTGTGGTCTTCCATGTCGATCCAGACGAAACAGTCGGCGGCCGCGACGATCCGCGCCAGGTTCTCCTCGAAGGCCGCGTCGCCGACCCCCAGCCCGATCTGGCTCGGTTTGACCGAGAGACAGGCGTCGGTCTCGCGCTCGGCCAGTGCGTTCGCGAGGTCGACGTACGCGTCGGCGTCGGCGTCCGCGTTCTCGCGTTCCTCGTAGTGTTCGCCGAGCAGGTTCAGGATGCCGTGGACGCCACGGGCGTTCAGGTCGTCGACGTGATCAATCGCCGCCGCGGCCGTCTCGCCCGCCACGAAATTACTGGCGATCGGGGGAATCATACGTCCCCGGAGGCGCCAGACGCACCTATAT
Above is a genomic segment from Halorientalis sp. LT38 containing:
- a CDS encoding proline dehydrogenase family protein, with product MIPPIASNFVAGETAAAAIDHVDDLNARGVHGILNLLGEHYEERENADADADAYVDLANALAERETDACLSVKPSQIGLGVGDAAFEENLARIVAAADCFVWIDMEDHTTTDVTLDAFERHARETDGNVGVCVQANLKRTGEDLERLADLPGKVRLVKGAYDEPAEIAYREKARVDEAYREYLTYMFEHFEDGIAVGSHDPAMIELAQDLHADHGTPFEIQMLTGVRERAQFDLAEEYEVYQYIPYGSKWFSYFYRRIRERKQNALFALRAIVGR
- a CDS encoding helix-turn-helix domain-containing protein; the protein is MAAIDQRSTTRLTLDLWHPNCWAIEATERTAGGVLAHAIYNSPRTGGDAPTSVQGLFTAYGDDEGEVEALLETIRDSDHAGELSELQERFGRERNAPGNVVREFFVEYDPDDMMCPTLLEYGFVHSAPVRIEDGSETWQVCFVDDRSEIDGSLEKVREASGAEVSVDSITTGSRDGPTPRDQRLDTLTPAQRQAFEHARDAGYYQWPREASTRELADDLGVSKTTLLEHLRKAEAKLLNP